The proteins below are encoded in one region of Methanosarcina barkeri 3:
- a CDS encoding UPF0228 family protein, producing MNKTKNKITFFLFFLTLAVLLGLAVKSSIDMIKETQTPKVNGLDIQFENGTTESEVKAILENYNMTVNYTIDYDSNNMLKRYYIITSQDKRTDIINELGKDENYPSYSEIKKGNYSIIMLPETENFIPDEELLVMLEKNSLQLKESLLCHIHLGDESKYWIPEKDAVRIKDELENNEKVLIVIPDYIEG from the coding sequence ATGAATAAAACAAAGAATAAAATTACTTTTTTTCTCTTTTTTCTGACTCTTGCAGTACTATTGGGACTAGCTGTGAAAAGTTCAATTGATATGATAAAAGAAACTCAAACCCCTAAAGTAAATGGTTTAGATATCCAATTTGAAAATGGAACTACCGAGTCAGAAGTAAAAGCTATTCTTGAGAATTACAACATGACTGTGAACTATACCATAGATTATGATTCTAATAACATGCTGAAAAGGTACTATATAATCACAAGTCAAGATAAAAGAACGGATATAATAAACGAACTGGGGAAAGATGAAAATTATCCTTCTTACAGCGAAATTAAAAAAGGAAATTATAGCATAATTATGTTACCTGAAACTGAAAATTTTATTCCAGATGAAGAATTACTTGTAATGCTGGAAAAAAATAGCCTTCAATTGAAAGAGTCCTTGCTTTGTCATATTCATCTTGGAGATGAATCAAAGTATTGGATTCCAGAGAAAGATGCAGTCAGAATAAAAGATGAGCTTGAGAATAATGAGAAAGTTTTGATTGTAATCCCAGACTATATCGAAGGGTAA
- a CDS encoding MarR family transcriptional regulator, giving the protein MNLRFYILCTAALLALGISPPSSGVPFLADSNITATIHGATYAWDTLEPLNDTVISINSNPPQSVLAKDGTYSFELGPGDYIITARYYRNNTVIYLKETTLKVQEEGNYVFDLLLYPVSENSAMKTAEDEISSVNSVNPTKKTRNDFFTVSYLPVAFMVLILLGGGYKLSRKQSKMKINRLQAGQFNTSGFLANALGKISSSGVKPEFGDLGEAVLAKETVLEPGESGIGVPDNSEIEPADLKRPPLTTDLREILDMIRGHRGRITQKELRSRLEYSEVKVSLLLSELEKRGLIKKFKHGRENIVTLIDEERRRS; this is encoded by the coding sequence ATGAACTTGAGGTTCTATATTCTGTGCACTGCTGCTTTACTCGCTTTAGGGATATCTCCTCCCTCCTCAGGAGTACCTTTCTTAGCAGACAGCAACATCACTGCAACAATCCATGGGGCAACATATGCATGGGATACCCTTGAACCCCTAAATGACACTGTGATTAGTATCAATTCTAATCCTCCTCAGTCAGTACTGGCAAAAGACGGCACGTATTCCTTTGAACTCGGTCCTGGGGACTACATTATCACAGCAAGGTATTACCGGAACAATACCGTTATTTATTTAAAAGAAACGACTTTGAAGGTTCAAGAAGAAGGGAACTATGTCTTCGATCTCCTGCTTTATCCAGTCTCCGAAAATTCTGCAATGAAAACAGCTGAAGACGAAATAAGTAGTGTCAATAGTGTTAATCCTACCAAAAAAACAAGGAATGACTTTTTTACTGTAAGCTACCTACCAGTAGCCTTTATGGTTCTTATTCTGCTTGGTGGAGGTTATAAACTTTCCAGAAAGCAGAGCAAGATGAAAATAAACAGGCTTCAGGCAGGGCAGTTCAATACATCCGGGTTTCTGGCAAATGCTCTCGGTAAAATCTCTAGTTCTGGAGTGAAGCCGGAGTTCGGAGACCTAGGAGAAGCAGTCTTAGCAAAGGAGACAGTACTGGAGCCTGGAGAGTCAGGAATAGGAGTTCCAGATAACTCCGAAATTGAGCCTGCGGACTTAAAAAGACCTCCTCTTACTACAGATCTGCGAGAAATCCTGGATATGATTAGGGGACATAGAGGTAGAATTACGCAAAAAGAACTACGCAGCCGGCTGGAGTATTCTGAAGTAAAAGTCAGCCTTCTGCTTTCAGAACTGGAAAAAAGAGGACTAATTAAGAAGTTCAAACATGGGCGTGAGAATATTGTGACCTTAATAGATGAGGAACGCAGGAGAAGCTAA
- a CDS encoding DUF5996 family protein: MVNTSFTRDIQFPPLPLEEWEDTKNTLHLFLQIVGKIRLALFPKMNHWWHVSFYVSVRGLTTGSIPYEDMTFEMEFNFRDKEHVLRIETSEGDLKTVPLKGLSVAVFYDRVFSSLGELGIMVGIRPVPYDMPGVSTESFPSDYQHMAYDEEYVNRFWRILVQVSSIFQVFRGWFIGKSSPVHFFWHHADLALTLFSGRPVPVTEGAKQVELEASSHEMISFGFWAGDQQIREPAFYAYMHPQPAGFMNEPLSPKEAFWSHQAGLALLMYEDVRNAADSPEKAVLDFLESVYQAGAKRANWSIEAFRLPSSEKQVKEQAQTQHKEHADILEKLERPDA, encoded by the coding sequence ATGGTAAATACTAGCTTTACGCGGGATATTCAATTTCCGCCTTTGCCGCTTGAAGAATGGGAAGATACGAAGAATACGCTGCACCTGTTCCTGCAAATCGTGGGAAAGATCAGGCTTGCGCTGTTTCCGAAAATGAACCACTGGTGGCATGTTTCGTTTTATGTTTCCGTGCGTGGGCTCACGACTGGCTCCATTCCTTACGAAGATATGACTTTTGAGATGGAGTTTAATTTCCGGGACAAGGAACATGTTTTAAGGATTGAGACCAGCGAAGGGGATTTGAAAACCGTGCCTTTAAAAGGGCTGTCGGTTGCTGTTTTTTATGACAGGGTGTTTTCAAGTTTGGGTGAACTCGGGATTATGGTGGGCATCAGGCCGGTTCCATATGATATGCCTGGGGTGAGTACCGAGTCTTTTCCGTCCGATTATCAGCATATGGCCTATGATGAAGAATATGTGAACCGGTTCTGGAGAATCCTTGTGCAGGTCTCCTCCATTTTTCAGGTATTCAGAGGCTGGTTTATAGGAAAAAGTTCGCCTGTGCACTTTTTCTGGCACCATGCCGATCTGGCCCTTACTCTGTTTTCAGGCCGACCTGTACCTGTAACGGAAGGGGCAAAACAGGTAGAACTTGAGGCTTCTTCACATGAAATGATCAGCTTCGGGTTCTGGGCCGGAGACCAGCAAATAAGAGAGCCGGCTTTTTATGCGTACATGCACCCGCAGCCTGCAGGCTTCATGAATGAGCCGCTAAGCCCGAAAGAAGCTTTCTGGAGCCATCAGGCAGGCCTTGCACTTTTAATGTATGAAGATGTCCGAAACGCTGCAGATTCGCCGGAAAAAGCGGTCCTGGATTTTCTTGAGAGTGTATATCAGGCAGGAGCAAAGAGGGCAAACTGGAGCATTGAGGCTTTCAGGCTTCCGTCATCCGAAAAGCAAGTTAAGGAGCAAGCTCAAACGCAGCACAAAGAACATGCGGATATACTGGAAAAACTGGAAAGACCGGACGCTTGA
- a CDS encoding ATP-grasp domain-containing protein, with protein MLILDHPYVSEFLKNTAAELQIPVLKNEMAAELKTEKKLNLLEEAEFIELIKEKGECTLYSNSENSVGWISEKLGFTGLPKKIELFKNKVKFRELLQRLYPELYFKSVKFEELDEIRVEEIEKPFIIKPAVGFFSLGVHKVSTSEEWDSVLKSIKAEVEEIKKLYPASVLNVENFIIEGNIEGDEFAVDAYFNREGKPVVLNIFKHIFSSENDVSDRIYFTSKKVIETYREAIEDLLNEIGKLAGLRNFPLHLELRIAEDRRIQPIELNPMRFAGLCVTDIAYFAYGINTYRYFMEQLEPDWDKVLADKEGKSFCLVMLSKSEDLNLKDVKSFNYEKLLSDFEKPLELRKADHEKRGYFGYMFTETRDSNWSEIERILKSDLKEYITFKEVVPAISVLKNKKE; from the coding sequence ATGTTAATCCTCGACCACCCCTACGTCTCTGAATTCTTAAAAAATACTGCTGCGGAATTACAGATTCCTGTTTTAAAAAATGAAATGGCAGCCGAACTGAAGACTGAAAAAAAGCTAAATCTCCTTGAAGAAGCTGAATTTATCGAATTAATAAAAGAAAAGGGTGAGTGTACCCTTTATTCCAATTCCGAAAACTCAGTTGGCTGGATTTCGGAAAAATTGGGTTTTACAGGGCTGCCTAAAAAAATCGAGCTTTTTAAGAATAAAGTTAAGTTCAGGGAGTTACTACAGAGGCTTTACCCCGAATTATATTTTAAGAGTGTTAAATTTGAAGAACTGGACGAAATCCGGGTTGAAGAAATCGAAAAGCCGTTCATCATAAAGCCTGCTGTGGGATTTTTCAGTCTAGGAGTGCATAAAGTTTCCACCAGCGAGGAATGGGATTCGGTTTTGAAATCCATAAAGGCTGAAGTTGAAGAAATCAAAAAGCTTTATCCGGCTTCGGTTCTTAATGTGGAGAATTTCATCATCGAAGGAAATATCGAAGGAGACGAATTTGCAGTTGATGCTTATTTCAATCGTGAAGGAAAGCCTGTAGTCCTTAATATCTTCAAGCACATATTTTCTTCGGAAAACGATGTCAGTGACAGGATATATTTTACTTCGAAAAAAGTGATAGAAACCTACAGGGAAGCCATTGAGGACCTTTTAAATGAAATCGGAAAGCTGGCCGGGCTCAGGAATTTTCCCCTTCATCTGGAACTTCGAATAGCTGAAGACAGACGAATCCAGCCGATTGAACTGAACCCTATGCGTTTTGCCGGCCTGTGCGTGACTGATATTGCATATTTTGCATATGGGATTAACACTTACAGGTACTTTATGGAACAGCTTGAACCGGACTGGGACAAAGTTCTTGCTGATAAAGAAGGAAAGAGCTTCTGCCTTGTTATGCTGAGCAAATCGGAAGACCTCAATTTGAAGGACGTAAAGTCTTTTAATTACGAAAAACTGCTTTCGGACTTCGAAAAACCCCTGGAACTCAGAAAAGCGGACCATGAAAAACGCGGCTACTTCGGGTACATGTTTACCGAAACCAGAGACAGCAACTGGAGCGAGATCGAAAGGATTCTGAAATCAGACCTGAAAGAATATATCACTTTCAAAGAAGTAGTACCCGCCATTTCGGTACTCAAAAATAAGAAGGAATGA
- a CDS encoding beta-propeller fold lactonase family protein translates to MEEITCDKIYRKRTLIRILGISSLTILVLAGVACAAPFAYVTNLGDYSLRGHYYDTNYNGAIPTPSVAVIDTATNNITARVPLGDGWPVGVAVNPEGTKVYVASATIDDVCIVYVIDTAENTVNTKVNIRSSYPSGITFNPAGTRVYVTKQRDNTDISVINPATNTLMAPIIVGPSTYDIAFTPDGKKIYAANSDNNTIYIIDAATNKVTANVSVGDSPYEVVVTPDGKKVYVPNYNSSTVSVIDTATDNVTATVPVGDSPHRVAFTSDGNKVYVANNNTVSVIDTATDTVIATVPVGTFSREIVISPDGSKVYLGNFYNKSVTVINTKTNTVTARVPVGEWPMGIAVTPDGKKVYVANAESDNVSVIDTATDTVIATVNAGIYPTGVVIVPFMDSNMSTQSTEAISNATEDTEVEKSNLSSSESDNDSSSSGNESSKNNSTPGFGLLGSLTCLYGVWKFRKK, encoded by the coding sequence ATGGAAGAAATAACATGTGATAAAATATATCGAAAGCGTACTCTCATAAGAATTTTGGGAATATCTTCACTTACGATTTTAGTATTGGCTGGTGTAGCATGTGCAGCTCCATTTGCATATGTGACAAATCTGGGAGATTATAGTCTGAGAGGTCATTATTACGATACGAATTATAATGGTGCTATCCCGACTCCTAGTGTCGCTGTAATTGACACAGCAACTAACAATATTACAGCCAGAGTGCCTCTCGGCGATGGGTGGCCTGTGGGAGTTGCAGTCAACCCTGAAGGAACAAAGGTATATGTAGCGTCCGCAACTATAGACGACGTCTGCATTGTTTATGTAATTGACACAGCCGAAAACACGGTCAATACCAAAGTGAATATCAGAAGTAGTTATCCTTCGGGAATTACATTTAACCCTGCAGGAACAAGAGTTTATGTGACGAAGCAGCGAGACAACACCGATATCTCTGTAATCAACCCAGCGACAAATACCTTAATGGCACCGATTATTGTGGGGCCGAGTACTTATGATATTGCATTTACACCGGATGGAAAAAAAATCTATGCTGCAAACAGTGACAACAACACTATTTACATAATTGATGCGGCTACAAACAAAGTTACAGCCAATGTATCCGTAGGAGACAGTCCTTATGAAGTTGTAGTCACACCGGACGGAAAAAAGGTATACGTACCTAACTATAACAGCAGCACTGTGTCTGTAATTGACACAGCCACTGATAATGTTACAGCGACTGTGCCTGTAGGAGACTCGCCTCATCGTGTTGCATTTACTTCTGATGGAAATAAAGTATATGTAGCTAACAACAATACTGTCTCTGTAATTGATACAGCCACGGATACTGTAATAGCCACCGTGCCTGTAGGAACTTTTTCTCGTGAAATTGTAATCAGTCCAGATGGAAGTAAGGTATATTTAGGAAACTTTTACAATAAAAGTGTCACTGTAATTAATACAAAAACAAACACCGTTACAGCCAGAGTGCCTGTAGGAGAATGGCCAATGGGAATTGCAGTCACACCGGACGGAAAAAAAGTATATGTGGCAAATGCCGAAAGTGACAATGTCTCAGTGATTGACACAGCCACAGACACTGTTATAGCCACGGTGAATGCAGGAATCTATCCTACTGGAGTTGTAATTGTGCCTTTTATGGACTCTAATATGAGTACTCAAAGCACAGAGGCAATCTCAAATGCAACTGAAGATACAGAAGTTGAAAAATCTAATCTATCATCTTCTGAATCTGATAATGATAGCAGCTCAAGTGGAAATGAATCAAGCAAAAATAACTCTACACCAGGATTTGGATTATTGGGGAGCTTGACCTGCCTATATGGAGTTTGGAAGTTCAGGAAGAAGTAA
- a CDS encoding C39 family peptidase — protein sequence MIKDKIRVGTLVLAILLVGMALIPAVSAQKEDNYSVTAEEAFKHANANVIYFIATNTPGFENWTEVSIDPKPLELYDPSGQKLYYQFSVYKNTGLIGRIDIGANKKIGHSVQLVELDSKPLNATEAMKKSIEIAKNEYPNGKIKSTQLVVYDYPAIGAMTVVKDKTTGNEYRIFVDVYTLEVIPDEPATETKRGIWSIYEQRLNNGIDKNLKNWQESDNLTKSIEQTAINKGVNINVAVTEENMKKFSGDTVTVATAIQKDLGSPTVYLQTTNYYCQPASAQMLTKYYRGTKPSQDSIYQMMGGVAPNGLNNTEALVYYKASNGLNKPNAYSSSNVTFSKAVTEINNYRPFKSGTGTHARVCRGYKQVDSEQYLRICDPSPTSLGMAYWELIGSESNRIYVGS from the coding sequence ATGATTAAGGACAAAATTAGAGTAGGAACGCTAGTTTTAGCAATACTGCTGGTTGGTATGGCATTGATACCAGCTGTGAGTGCACAGAAAGAAGATAATTATTCTGTAACTGCCGAAGAAGCCTTTAAGCATGCTAATGCGAATGTGATATATTTTATCGCAACCAACACACCAGGATTTGAAAACTGGACTGAGGTATCTATTGATCCTAAGCCATTGGAACTTTATGATCCAAGCGGTCAAAAATTGTATTATCAATTTTCTGTATATAAAAATACTGGTCTAATAGGTAGAATCGACATCGGTGCCAATAAAAAGATAGGACACTCAGTACAACTCGTCGAACTTGATTCAAAACCTCTTAATGCTACTGAAGCCATGAAAAAATCAATCGAAATCGCCAAAAATGAATATCCAAATGGAAAAATTAAGTCAACTCAGCTGGTTGTATACGATTATCCTGCTATAGGAGCGATGACCGTAGTAAAGGACAAAACAACAGGAAACGAATATCGAATATTTGTAGATGTATATACCCTTGAGGTGATACCAGATGAACCTGCGACTGAAACAAAGCGTGGAATTTGGTCAATATACGAACAGAGGCTGAATAATGGAATAGACAAGAATTTAAAGAACTGGCAGGAAAGTGATAATCTTACTAAATCTATAGAACAAACAGCAATTAATAAAGGAGTTAATATTAATGTGGCGGTCACTGAAGAAAACATGAAAAAATTTAGTGGCGATACAGTAACAGTGGCAACAGCTATTCAAAAAGATCTCGGCAGTCCTACTGTATATTTACAAACGACAAACTACTACTGTCAGCCAGCAAGTGCTCAAATGCTTACCAAATATTATAGAGGTACAAAGCCTTCTCAAGATTCTATATATCAAATGATGGGTGGGGTAGCTCCTAATGGCCTTAATAATACTGAGGCATTAGTTTATTATAAAGCAAGTAATGGGTTAAATAAACCTAATGCATATAGTTCGTCCAATGTAACTTTTAGTAAAGCTGTTACTGAAATTAATAATTATAGACCCTTCAAAAGTGGAACTGGAACTCATGCTAGAGTTTGTCGAGGATACAAACAAGTTGACTCGGAACAATATTTGCGTATCTGTGATCCGTCCCCCACTTCATTAGGTATGGCTTATTGGGAACTAATTGGTTCTGAAAGTAATCGCATATATGTGGGGAGTTAA
- a CDS encoding STAS/SEC14 domain-containing protein produces the protein MIEIISGLPDNVVAVSVSGEVTGDDYKNVLIPAVEEKIKKYGKVRMLYQLDEELEWFTLNAMLEDAKVGIQNITAFEKIAVVSDVDWVNSAVGIFKFVIPFPVKTYKNEELSEAKAWISE, from the coding sequence ATGATAGAGATTATATCTGGTTTGCCTGATAACGTTGTAGCAGTCAGTGTAAGTGGAGAGGTAACTGGAGACGACTACAAAAATGTGTTAATTCCTGCTGTTGAAGAAAAAATAAAAAAGTACGGGAAAGTCCGTATGCTTTACCAGCTGGACGAGGAACTCGAATGGTTTACCCTTAACGCTATGCTTGAGGATGCCAAAGTTGGTATACAGAATATTACAGCATTTGAAAAGATAGCAGTTGTCTCAGATGTAGACTGGGTGAACAGTGCTGTTGGAATATTCAAGTTTGTTATTCCCTTCCCGGTGAAAACTTACAAGAACGAGGAACTTTCTGAAGCAAAAGCCTGGATCAGTGAGTAA
- a CDS encoding C39 family peptidase — protein sequence MTVVKDKITGVEHRIFVDAYTLEEVQDKPATETELGVWSMYEKISKDKLDKNLKDWQKSEQLTKTVEQEVNNIGIDISAPITEENIKKLSNKLNISSKMSTTTDTKVLLDVPLYVQEKNFYCVPATAKMIAAWHGYSYTQDYIYQKMGGTNGNIVGVTPAAALSWYKLSRSDGGLGATRSSKTSVLSFTKAMSEIDYLRPFNSLTYTHCRACAGYWVFYDSAEDCLYIQDPAPSKGEYWEAVSNSPELQRIYVIF from the coding sequence ATGACCGTAGTAAAAGATAAGATTACTGGAGTTGAACATCGGATATTTGTAGATGCATACACCCTTGAAGAGGTGCAAGACAAACCTGCGACTGAAACCGAGCTTGGAGTTTGGTCAATGTATGAAAAGATATCGAAGGATAAACTGGACAAGAATTTAAAAGACTGGCAGAAGAGTGAACAGCTTACTAAAACAGTAGAACAAGAAGTAAATAATATAGGAATTGATATCAGTGCGCCAATTACTGAAGAAAATATTAAAAAACTAAGCAACAAACTAAATATCAGTTCAAAAATGTCTACAACAACAGATACAAAAGTACTACTTGATGTTCCCTTGTATGTTCAAGAAAAGAATTTTTACTGTGTTCCAGCAACTGCTAAAATGATTGCTGCGTGGCATGGCTACTCTTATACCCAAGATTACATATATCAAAAAATGGGTGGGACAAACGGTAACATTGTTGGAGTTACCCCTGCTGCGGCACTATCTTGGTATAAGTTATCTAGAAGTGATGGAGGATTAGGGGCAACGAGGTCGTCCAAAACTAGTGTTTTATCTTTTACTAAAGCAATGAGTGAAATTGACTATCTTAGACCCTTCAATAGTCTCACTTATACTCATTGTCGAGCTTGTGCTGGATATTGGGTTTTCTATGATAGCGCAGAAGACTGTTTATACATTCAGGACCCAGCTCCCAGTAAAGGCGAGTATTGGGAAGCTGTATCAAATAGTCCAGAACTTCAACGTATTTATGTGATTTTCTGA
- a CDS encoding VOC family protein — translation MKILQTLSRLYVNDLTSALEFHEELLGSPAAMRFKIPQIGLELAQIENILLIAGSDEALKPFRSTQATFLVDSLDEFKAYLEEKGAEILRGPNKVPTGKNMTVKHPDGSIVEYVEHSNRPENKK, via the coding sequence ATGAAAATCCTTCAAACCCTCTCCCGTCTCTATGTAAACGACCTTACTTCTGCCCTGGAGTTCCATGAAGAACTCCTTGGCTCCCCCGCAGCCATGCGCTTTAAAATCCCACAAATCGGCCTGGAACTGGCTCAAATAGAGAATATTTTGCTCATAGCCGGTTCGGATGAAGCTCTAAAACCCTTCAGAAGCACGCAGGCTACTTTTCTTGTCGATTCTCTTGATGAATTCAAGGCTTATCTGGAAGAAAAAGGTGCAGAAATTCTCCGAGGCCCGAATAAGGTCCCGACCGGCAAGAATATGACAGTAAAGCATCCTGACGGCTCGATAGTAGAATATGTGGAACATTCGAACCGGCCTGAGAATAAAAAATAA
- a CDS encoding DUF86 domain-containing protein produces the protein MQAEERDPEDFLIDILDSIEKIESFIEGFEFEDFSIDDKTIYAVILALEIIGEATKGLPDSLKMKHPEIPWREMSDLRDKMVHGDFGLDLEAIWNIAVEDISSLKPLIIKILS, from the coding sequence ATGCAAGCCGAAGAGAGAGACCCAGAGGATTTCTTGATTGACATTCTTGATTCAATCGAGAAAATCGAGAGTTTTATTGAAGGATTTGAGTTTGAGGATTTTTCCATAGACGATAAAACCATATATGCCGTAATCCTTGCTCTTGAGATTATTGGAGAAGCAACGAAAGGTCTGCCGGATTCCCTAAAAATGAAGCACCCGGAGATTCCATGGAGAGAAATGTCCGATCTGCGCGACAAAATGGTACACGGCGATTTTGGTCTTGATCTTGAAGCCATCTGGAATATAGCAGTAGAGGACATTTCATCCTTAAAACCGTTGATTATTAAAATTTTAAGTTAA
- a CDS encoding beta-propeller fold lactonase family protein — protein sequence MKNKIVSTIGIAIFSSLLSVATSNKVHRQHTIIKAFGIKAFVILTLVGIAGASPFAYVSNYESNNISVIDTAINKVTATVDVGDHPAGVAVSPDGKKAYVVNAGSNTVSVIDTAKNKVIDTVKVGTYPQEIAVSPDGKKAYVTSFSNNTVSVIDTSTNKVTATVIVGNFPFGVAVSPDGKKAYVTNSGGDSTNFTGTVSVIDTATNAVAATINTGNNSLEVAFSPDGTKAYVMNSNIYHDSTATILIIDTTTSDVTTTVHVGDIPRGVAVSPDGKKVYVAIQFPGPDSLTGAVNIIDTATNKVTATVPVGKAPGGIEVTPDGTKVYVVNCASHTVSVIDTTTDKVTDTVKVGKYPIEVAFGNFVDSNMTGQSTKIISNATESSGVEETNLSSPDKVNAAGLNHSDNNSEPDNSSSPGENNSSKNNSTPGFELLGSLTCLYGGWKLKKK from the coding sequence ATGAAAAACAAAATTGTATCAACAATAGGGATTGCCATTTTTTCGAGTCTACTCTCTGTGGCTACATCCAATAAGGTACACAGGCAACATACTATCATAAAAGCTTTTGGAATAAAGGCATTTGTGATTTTGACACTTGTTGGCATCGCGGGTGCATCGCCATTTGCATATGTTTCTAACTACGAAAGTAATAATATTTCTGTAATTGACACCGCAATAAATAAGGTTACAGCCACAGTAGATGTAGGAGACCATCCTGCTGGAGTTGCAGTCAGTCCAGATGGGAAAAAGGCATATGTGGTGAACGCAGGTAGCAACACTGTTTCTGTAATTGACACTGCCAAAAATAAGGTTATAGACACAGTGAAAGTAGGAACCTATCCTCAAGAAATTGCAGTCAGCCCGGATGGGAAAAAGGCGTATGTGACAAGTTTCAGTAACAACACTGTTTCTGTAATTGACACTTCTACGAACAAAGTTACAGCTACAGTAATTGTAGGAAACTTTCCTTTTGGAGTTGCAGTCAGCCCGGATGGGAAAAAGGCATATGTAACGAATTCTGGCGGTGACTCAACTAACTTTACAGGTACAGTCTCTGTAATTGACACAGCTACAAACGCTGTTGCAGCCACAATAAATACAGGAAACAACTCACTTGAAGTCGCATTCAGTCCGGACGGAACAAAGGCATATGTGATGAACTCCAATATTTACCATGACTCCACAGCTACTATTTTGATAATTGACACAACCACAAGCGATGTTACAACTACAGTACATGTAGGAGACATTCCTCGCGGAGTTGCAGTCAGTCCAGATGGGAAAAAGGTATATGTAGCTATACAGTTTCCTGGACCTGATTCACTTACAGGTGCTGTTAATATAATTGATACAGCCACAAACAAGGTTACAGCCACTGTACCTGTAGGAAAGGCACCTGGTGGAATCGAAGTCACTCCAGATGGAACAAAGGTATATGTGGTGAATTGCGCGAGCCACACTGTATCTGTAATTGATACCACTACAGACAAGGTTACAGATACAGTGAAAGTAGGAAAATATCCTATTGAAGTTGCCTTTGGGAACTTTGTAGATTCTAATATGACTGGTCAAAGCACAAAAATAATCTCCAATGCAACTGAAAGTTCAGGAGTTGAAGAAACTAACTTATCGTCACCTGATAAAGTAAACGCCGCCGGACTCAATCATTCAGACAATAATTCCGAACCTGATAATAGCAGCAGTCCAGGTGAGAATAACTCGAGCAAAAATAACTCTACTCCAGGTTTTGAATTATTAGGGAGCTTGACCTGCCTTTATGGGGGATGGAAACTCAAGAAAAAGTAA
- a CDS encoding M48 family metallopeptidase: MRKNDRISACGRTINYEIIYSKKRKKAAILVRPDMKVEFRAPQGLSADTIRGMVEGKARWIFKKLEWFEENKLPDQKKQYCEGEIYLYLGREYPLRITLTNNVKRPLAFFKDSELMVEIPENTSEDQVSFPVKKAVWNFYSKCAEEEVEKLLKIYSKKLEVTTPVFKVKHQNKRWGSCSAKNILRINFQLIMAPPRQLEYVVVHELCHIKEKNHSARFWKLVRELMPDYEEHRNNLKKEGWKYVL, from the coding sequence ATGAGGAAAAACGATAGAATCAGTGCCTGTGGTAGGACTATAAATTACGAGATTATATACAGTAAAAAACGAAAGAAAGCGGCTATTTTAGTCCGTCCGGATATGAAAGTCGAGTTTCGGGCGCCTCAGGGTCTGAGTGCTGATACTATTCGAGGAATGGTTGAAGGAAAAGCTCGTTGGATATTCAAAAAGCTTGAATGGTTCGAGGAAAACAAGCTGCCTGATCAAAAAAAGCAATATTGTGAAGGAGAGATTTATCTTTATCTGGGCAGAGAATACCCCCTGAGAATTACACTAACGAATAACGTTAAAAGACCTCTGGCTTTTTTCAAGGATTCTGAACTCATGGTTGAGATTCCTGAGAATACTTCTGAAGATCAGGTTTCCTTTCCGGTAAAAAAAGCTGTCTGGAACTTTTATAGCAAATGTGCCGAAGAGGAAGTTGAGAAGCTTCTGAAGATTTACTCGAAAAAACTCGAGGTAACCACTCCGGTTTTTAAGGTAAAGCACCAGAATAAACGCTGGGGAAGCTGTTCTGCAAAGAATATACTAAGGATAAATTTCCAGCTTATAATGGCCCCGCCAAGACAGCTCGAGTATGTGGTAGTGCATGAACTCTGCCACATAAAAGAGAAAAATCATTCTGCACGGTTCTGGAAACTTGTCCGAGAACTTATGCCTGATTATGAAGAACACAGGAATAACCTGAAAAAGGAGGGCTGGAAATATGTACTTTGA